CCCTGCCTTTAGTTGCCAGCATTTAGTTGGGCACTCTAGAGGGACTGCCGGTGTTAAACCGGAGGAAGGTGGGGATGACGTCAAGTCCTCATGGCCCTTATGTCTAGGGCTACACACGTACTACAATGGTTACTACAAAGGGTTCCGAAGCAGCAATGTGGTGGTAATCCCAAAAAAGTAATCTAAGTTCGGATTGCAGTCTGCAACTCGACTGCATGAAGGCGGAATCGCTAGTAATCGCGGATCAGCATGCCGCGGTGAATACGTTCCCGGGCCTTGTACACACCGCCCGTCACACCATGAAAGTCGGTTGTACCAGAAGTCGCTGTGCTAACCGCAAGGAGGCAGGCGCCCAAGGTATGGTCGATGATTGGGGTGAAGTCGTAACAAGGTAGCCGTAGGGGAACCTGCGGCTGGATCACCTCCTTTCTAAGGATGATAATCCAGACAACTTCGGTTGAGCTGGACATTCCTAGGTCAATCACCACTAAGATCTTCGGATCTGAACGGTGATCAATTTCTGTATAATTCAATTCCTAGCTGTTTAGTTTTGAGAGAGCGTTCGGTTCTCGAAAATCACGAAAGTGATGTTTGAGATGTCTGGGCCTGTAGCTCAGTTGGTTAGAGCACACGCTTGATAAGCGTGGGGTCGGAAGTTCGAGTCTTCCCAGGCCCACCAATGGTGGCACAGACAGACGGAACGTTTTGAAATTTGTTGTTCTTTGAAAATTGAATAGATTGTTTGAGATGATTTTTAGCAAGGCTAATTTTAGTTTTAAGCTACTAAGAGCATACGGTGAATGCCTTGGCACTGAGAGGCGATGAAGGACGTGGTAAGCTGCGATAAGCTTCGGGGAGTGGCACACACACTTTGATCCGGAGATTTCCGAATTGGGAAACCACCCGCAAGGGATCTGTTCATGAATTCATAGTGAACAGAGGCTAACGAAGGGAACTGAAACATCTAAGTACCTTCAGGAAAAGAAATCTATGAGATTCCCCCAGTAGTGGCGAGCGAACGGGGAACAGGCTAAACCTAGATCATTAATTTGATCCAGGGGTCGTGGGACTCTAATGTGAGACTTAAGTTGTTAGGAGAAGGCTCTGGAAAGGGCCGCTAAAGAGGGTGATAGCCCCGTAACCGAAAACAACAAGAGCTCTAGGAGTATCCCGAGTACCATAGGACACGTGTAATCCTATGGGAATCAGGGGGGACCACCCTCCAAGCCTAAATACTACTCAGTGACCGATAGTGGACAAGTACAGTGATGGAAAGGTGAAAAGAACCCCGAGAGGGGAGTGAAATAGAAACTGAAACCGTATGTTTACAAGCAGTCGAAGCACTTTATATGTGCGACGGCGTACCTCTTGCATAATGAGTCAGCGAGTGATCTTTGCAGGCAAGCTTAAGCCGTTACAGGTGGAGGCGCAGCGAAAGCGAGTCTGAATAGGGCGTTTAGTCTGCAGGGATCGACCCGAAACCCAGTGATCTATCCATGACCAGGCTGAAGCGAGGGTAACACCTCGTGGAGGGCCGAACTAGTTGGTGTTGAAAAACCTTTGGATGAGTTGTGGATAGGGGTGAAAGGCCAATCAAACTGGGTGATAGCTGGTTCTCCCCGAAATATATTTAGGTATAGCTTTCGGTAAATTGTATCACGGAGGTAGAGCACTGAATGGGCTAGGGGTCCTTACCGGATTACCAAACCCAAATAAACTCCGAATGCCGTTGATATCTACCCGAGAAGGCAGACGTGGGGTGATAAGGTCACACGTCGAGAGGGAAAGAGCCCAGACCAACAGCTAAGGTCCCTAAATCATCGCTCAGTGGTAAACGTTGTGGGGTTACTTTGACAACTAGGAGGTTGGCTTAGAAGCAGCAATCCTTTAAAGAAAGCGTAATAGCTCACTAGTCTAGTGACCCTGCGCGGAAGATACAACGGGGCTAAGCGATGTACCGAAGCTTTGGCTTGTCGTAAGACAGGGGTAGGGGAGCGTTGAAGTGTAGGCTGAAGGTTGACCGTAAGGACAGCTGGACGAACTTCAAGTGATCATGCTGACATAAGTAGCGTTGAACTCGGGTGAAAAACCCGGGCGCCGAAAACTCAAGGATTCCTGGGCAAGGATAATCCTCCCAGGGTTAGTCGGGACCTAAGGCGAGGCCAATTGGCGTAGTCGATGGCAAAACGGTTAATATTCCGTTACCCGATCTAGAATCGTCTCCGGAGGGACAGAATAGGTAATTACAGCCTCTTATTGGATTGAGGTGTAAGTGTGTAGGTGGTGTCGTAGGCAAATCCGCGGCACATAACACTGAGGCACGAATGCGAGGGGCTTGCCCCGGAAGTGTAACAAGCCATGTTCTCAAGAAAATCTTCGGAGATTAGCTAGACGGCCCGTACCGTAAACCGACTCAGGTGAGTGGGGTGAATATCCTAAGGCGATTGGGTGAATCTTGGTTAAGGAACTCGGCAACTTAACACCGTAACTTCGGGAAAAGGTGTGCCCTCGAGAGTGTAAGGACTTGCTCCCCAAGCTTTTGAGGGTCGCAGAGAAATGGGAGTAGCGACTGTTTATCAAAAACACAGGCATGTGCAAAGTCACAAGACGACGTATACGTGCTGACGCCTGCCCGGTGCTGGAAGGTTAAGAGGATTTGTCAGCGCAAGCGAAGCAGAGAATCGAAGCCCCAGTAAACGGCGGCCGTAACTATAACGGTCCTAAGGTAGCGAAATTCCTTGTCGGGTAAGTTCCGACCTGCACGAATGGCGTAACGACTTCTCCGGTGTCTCAACCAAGGGCCCAGCGAAATTGAATTCTCGGTGAAAATGCCGAGTACCCGCAGAAAGACGGAAAGACCCCGTGAACCTTTACTGTAGTTTGGCAGTGATTTTAGAGTTTTCATGTGTAGGATAGGTGGGAGCCTGTGAGACCGGGTCGCTAGATCCGGTGGAGGCAACGTTGAAATACCACCCTTGGGAACTTTGAAATCTAACCTGCGGCCATCACTGGCCGAGGGACACTGTCTGATGGGCAGTTTGACTGGGGCGGTCGCCTCCCAAAGAGTAACGGAGGCGCGCGATGGTACCCTCAGCCTGATTGGAAACCAGGCGTCGAGTGCATTGGCATAAGGGTGCTTGACTGCGAGACCTACAAGTCGAGCAGGTGCGAAAGCAGGCCAAAGTGATCCGGTGGTCCCGTGTGGAAGGGCCATCGCTCAACGGATAAAAGGTACTCCGGGGATAACAGGCTTATTCCGCCCAAGAGTCCATATCGACGGCGGAGTTTGGCACCTCGATGTCGGCTCATCACATCCTGGGGCTGGAGCAGGTCCCAAGGGTTTAGCTGTTCGCTAATTAAAGTGGTACGCGAGCTGGGTTCAGAACGTCGTGAGACAGTTTGGTCCTTATCTTCTGTGGGCGTAGGAAATTTGAGCAGATCTGTCCTTAGTACGAGAGGACCGGGATGGACGAACCTCTGGTGTTCCTGTTGTCGCGCCAGCGGCAACGCAGGGTAGCTATGTTCGGAATGGATAACCGCTGAAAGCATCTAAGCGGGAAGCCAACTGCGAGATAAGATTTCCCGGACTTCGGTCCCTAAAGGCTCCTCGGAGACTACGAGGTTGATAGGCTGTGGGTGTAAGTCTGGTAACAGATTCAGCTGAACAGTACTAATAGGCCGTGCGGCTTTTTATATCTTCTAATTACTTAGTTTTAGAAGGCGTTCATGATCATGTGTCATGCACGTAATTTAATCTAGAGTTAGTCCTTAGCTAAAGATCATTTCAAACAATCATTCAGTTTTCCTAGAACTATGTTCTTTAAAATTTTGCTGGCGTCATTAGCGACGGGGCCACACCTGATCCCATTCCGAACTCAGAAGTTAAGCCCGTCTGCGGCGATGGTATTGCACTGGCAACAGTGTGGGAGAGTAGCACGACGCCAGCTTTTTATTTTGAAAACCCAAATCGAGAGATTTGGGTTTTTTTTTGCCCGAAACTTTTTCGAGAGTCGGCGGGTGCGGATTTGCTTTTCCAGACCTTGGGAGAGCAGGCTGGTCTCAATTCAAAACGTCATTTCACCGATAGAGAGTCGGATGAAAGTTGCGGTTTTGATTCCTTGTTTTAATGAAGAGGCGAGCGTTGCCCAGGTGGTGACCGAGAGCCGTCGTTTTTTGCCGAATGCCGAAATTTGGGTGATCGACAATGCATCGACCGATCGGACGGCCGAGTTGGCGTCTTCGGTGGGGGCGAAGGTTTTGCTTTCGCCGCTGGCCGGTAAAGGGAATGCGATCCGCCACGGGTTTCGGGTTATCGATGCGGACTACTATGTCATGGTTGATGGCGATGGAACTTATCCGATGCGGGAAGCTCCGAAATTATTGGAGCTCGCCCGGACGCAGAATTTCGAGATGGTGGCAGGGAGTCGACTTCAGCGGGCACGACGCGAGGCTTTTCGTCCGTTTCATTTTTTCGGCAATCGTTTTTTCACGGGCCTTGTTGCGTTGAGTTTTGGTTTTCCGGTGCGAGATCTTTTGACGGGTTTACGGGTGTTTTCGCGCCGGTATCGGAACGAAGTTCAGCTGACGTCGCGGGGTTTTGAGCTTGAGACCGAGATGACGGTTCGGGCGATCGCGCAGAATATGGCATTTTGCGAAAAAGATATTTCTTACGTCGAGCGGGTTTCGGGAAGTTCTTCGAAGCTTCGGACGTTCAAAGATGGTTTTAAGATCTTCATGACGATCGCGAGTCTGTTGGCATTCTTCCGGCCGCGCTTTTTCTTCGGCAGTTTGGGAATTTTGTGCTGGTCGATTTGGGCTCTGGCGGATGCGCGATGGGCGATGCCTCTTGCTCCACTGACCGCGGGATTTTTTTTGGCGGCTTTTGTTTTGGATCATCAGCGTCGTCGTGAAAGTTTTCGCCTTCGTTCCGTCGAAGATTCGTCGGCGGATCCATCGTCTTCGGGATCGAAGGCGGCTTAGTTTGAAAAGTCGCGAGAAAGTGTTCGGCGTCGGGGCTTTTTGTTCGCCGGAGTGATCGTTTAGGGATTCGTGCGAGCGGCGGCGTCGATGGCGGCCTCAATTGGCGCGAGGTAGATCGAGGTCGGATTCAGGCGCCGTGCTTCGTTCAGGGCATGTCGCGCACTTTTTACTTCACCCAATGACAATTCGGCGGCCGCGAGGCCGGTCCACGCCTGACTCGTCCATGGCGCAAGCTTCAAACATTTGCGGAATTCGTCGCGCGCTTCGG
The DNA window shown above is from Pseudobdellovibrionaceae bacterium and carries:
- a CDS encoding glycosyltransferase, coding for MKTQIERFGFFFARNFFESRRVRICFSRPWESRLVSIQNVISPIESRMKVAVLIPCFNEEASVAQVVTESRRFLPNAEIWVIDNASTDRTAELASSVGAKVLLSPLAGKGNAIRHGFRVIDADYYVMVDGDGTYPMREAPKLLELARTQNFEMVAGSRLQRARREAFRPFHFFGNRFFTGLVALSFGFPVRDLLTGLRVFSRRYRNEVQLTSRGFELETEMTVRAIAQNMAFCEKDISYVERVSGSSSKLRTFKDGFKIFMTIASLLAFFRPRFFFGSLGILCWSIWALADARWAMPLAPLTAGFFLAAFVLDHQRRRESFRLRSVEDSSADPSSSGSKAA